The following proteins are encoded in a genomic region of Phycisphaera sp.:
- a CDS encoding terpene cyclase/mutase family protein: MMTIQRVATIACVLAASSISLAQTGGKPSDAQLDQARQMRDRAAAFLLSKQDGDTGGWNVRPDGPNLPAITGLVLLGMTADEAFSQRDQATGRALDRGYEYVLAMQQNDGGIYDRILPQYNTAISLAALARRDTQRADAAVKKALGFLRGMQYSEVAPEEELRVQQEHPFYGGVGYGSHGRPDNSNLHMFMWALQEAGVPGDDPAVRRALVFLERTQMDDRINDMEYADRSRQGGFVYATSPSGEAMGQGESKAAMIEETLDDGTKISRLRAYGSMTYAGFKSYVYADLATDDLRVTAAREWISRNYTLEHNPGLGAEGTYYFLLTFARALDAFGEPSLEVVNADGSTREANWADDLVDRLAELQQPDGSFRSVNDRWMESDPVLITAYAMVALGEVLD; this comes from the coding sequence ATGATGACAATACAGCGAGTAGCAACCATCGCCTGCGTGCTCGCCGCGAGTTCGATATCGCTCGCGCAAACCGGAGGCAAGCCGAGCGATGCGCAGCTCGACCAGGCCAGGCAGATGCGTGATCGGGCGGCGGCGTTCTTGCTGAGCAAGCAGGACGGCGACACCGGCGGATGGAACGTGCGCCCCGATGGCCCGAACCTGCCCGCGATTACCGGCCTAGTGCTCCTTGGTATGACCGCCGACGAGGCCTTCTCCCAGCGCGACCAAGCGACGGGGCGCGCTCTGGATCGCGGATACGAGTACGTGCTCGCGATGCAACAGAACGATGGCGGCATCTATGACCGCATCCTGCCTCAGTATAACACGGCCATCTCGCTGGCGGCGCTGGCACGCCGTGACACCCAGCGCGCCGATGCTGCCGTCAAGAAGGCCCTCGGCTTCTTGCGTGGCATGCAATACAGCGAGGTCGCACCCGAAGAAGAGCTGCGCGTGCAACAAGAGCACCCGTTCTATGGCGGCGTGGGATATGGCAGCCACGGCCGGCCCGACAACAGCAATCTGCACATGTTCATGTGGGCGCTCCAGGAGGCGGGCGTGCCCGGCGACGACCCGGCGGTGCGGCGGGCGTTGGTCTTCCTCGAGCGCACGCAGATGGACGATCGCATCAACGACATGGAGTACGCCGATCGCTCCCGGCAGGGTGGCTTCGTGTACGCCACGAGCCCCAGCGGTGAAGCCATGGGCCAGGGCGAGAGCAAGGCCGCGATGATCGAGGAGACCCTCGACGACGGCACGAAGATCAGCCGCTTACGCGCGTACGGCTCGATGACCTACGCGGGCTTCAAGAGCTACGTGTACGCCGACCTGGCCACCGACGACCTCCGCGTCACGGCCGCACGCGAGTGGATCTCGAGGAACTACACGCTCGAGCACAACCCGGGCCTGGGGGCCGAGGGCACGTACTACTTCCTGCTGACATTCGCCCGGGCCTTGGACGCCTTCGGCGAGCCCTCGCTTGAGGTCGTGAACGCCGACGGCTCGACGCGCGAGGCCAACTGGGCCGACGACCTCGTCGACCGGCTGGCCGAATTGCAGCAGCCCGACGGCTCGTTCCGCTCGGTGAACGACCGCTGGATGGAGAGCGATCCCGTACTCATCACCGCCTACGCGATGGTGGCGCTCGGCGAGGTGCTCGATTGA
- a CDS encoding dienelactone hydrolase family protein, protein MTMRVRIVKLLTLSIVAAAMIARPQAASAQDQTTLLELADRLQSDETYPSVQHYKLVHPVLRYPARVQRLERQPDARRLLSETTEQLYAELILGTQEGPYTPTQPIEPRRWGDMNREYELRYEHDGTDLRGLVVEPAGGELRGTVLIVHQWRGLGDEEKERARMLAKLGYRAFALDMYGDGVRAENNEEASELAGKYYEDRPLMRGRVQAAIDALESEGKLTDNLAAIGYCFGGTVVLECARNGFDLDAVVSFHGGLEFESAPRRDQVKASVLVCNGYADPYVPIEDRQDFKREMEQAEADFVFIDYADAVHSFTSKAAGPPAEGKGAAYDETADKRSWTAMKGFFEEAMPN, encoded by the coding sequence ATGACAATGCGCGTACGAATCGTGAAGTTGCTGACACTCTCGATCGTGGCGGCCGCCATGATCGCCCGACCGCAAGCGGCGTCCGCCCAGGACCAAACGACCTTGTTGGAATTGGCGGACAGGCTCCAGTCCGATGAAACCTACCCCAGCGTGCAACATTACAAACTGGTGCACCCGGTGCTGCGATACCCCGCGCGTGTGCAGCGCCTCGAACGGCAACCGGACGCTCGACGGCTCTTGTCCGAAACAACCGAGCAGCTCTACGCCGAGCTCATTCTCGGCACCCAGGAAGGCCCCTACACACCGACCCAGCCCATCGAGCCGCGCCGCTGGGGCGACATGAACCGCGAGTACGAGCTCCGCTACGAGCACGACGGCACCGATCTGCGTGGGCTCGTGGTCGAGCCCGCGGGCGGCGAGCTGCGCGGCACCGTGCTCATCGTCCACCAATGGCGAGGCCTGGGCGACGAAGAGAAGGAACGCGCCCGCATGCTCGCCAAGCTCGGCTACCGCGCCTTCGCGCTCGACATGTACGGCGACGGCGTCCGAGCCGAGAACAACGAAGAGGCCTCCGAGCTCGCCGGCAAGTACTACGAAGACCGCCCGCTCATGCGCGGCCGCGTGCAGGCCGCCATCGATGCCCTCGAGAGCGAGGGCAAGCTCACCGACAACCTCGCCGCCATCGGCTACTGCTTCGGCGGCACCGTCGTGCTCGAGTGCGCCCGCAATGGTTTCGACCTCGACGCCGTTGTCAGCTTCCACGGCGGGTTGGAGTTCGAGAGCGCCCCGCGCCGCGATCAGGTGAAGGCAAGCGTCTTGGTCTGCAACGGCTACGCCGATCCCTACGTGCCCATCGAAGACCGCCAGGACTTCAAGCGTGAGATGGAGCAGGCCGAGGCCGACTTCGTGTTCATCGACTACGCCGACGCCGTCCACAGCTTCACCAGCAAGGCCGCCGGCCCGCCCGCCGAGGGCAAGGGTGCGGCCTACGACGAGACCGCCGACAAGCGTTCATGGACGGCGATGAAGGGCTTCTTCGAGGAAGCCATGCCGAATTAA
- a CDS encoding PA0069 family radical SAM protein, with protein sequence MEQYEPSYRDALPDGPAHRRGAGLNPGNRFDDIRLHVLGEELDRRWVEREAEGDEGAPQRVQRQVFRDRTKTIINRVARTSDVPFDWTVNPYRGCEHGCIYCFARPYHEYLGFSCGLDFETKIMAKPEAPELLKRELAKRSWKGEPIVMSAITDVYQPIEHEMRITRQCLEVMAECNQPVSTMTKSAMVLRDVDLWQRLAAKNAGRVIVTLVTLDAELARTLEPRASAPAGRLRTIRELTDAGVPVSVNIAPIIPGLTDTEVPRILEAIADAGAKRAAWVLLRLPYQVKELFLEWLTRNVHPDRARKVESLIRQGRGGKLYDASKNRGRGEGPIVRQIKQNFDVFSRRYGLNRDVRPLSGAHFVKPDVSGQMGLFG encoded by the coding sequence ATGGAGCAATACGAGCCCTCATACCGGGATGCGCTGCCGGATGGCCCCGCCCACCGGCGTGGGGCCGGGCTGAATCCGGGCAACCGGTTTGACGACATACGCCTGCACGTGCTTGGCGAGGAACTCGATCGGCGGTGGGTGGAGCGGGAGGCCGAGGGTGATGAAGGCGCGCCCCAGAGGGTGCAGCGGCAGGTCTTCCGGGACCGCACGAAGACCATCATCAACCGCGTGGCCAGGACCAGCGACGTGCCGTTCGATTGGACGGTGAACCCGTATCGCGGCTGCGAGCACGGGTGCATCTACTGCTTCGCTCGGCCGTACCACGAGTATCTGGGGTTCAGTTGCGGGCTCGACTTCGAGACCAAGATCATGGCCAAGCCCGAAGCTCCCGAGTTGCTCAAGCGGGAGCTGGCGAAAAGGAGTTGGAAGGGCGAGCCCATCGTGATGTCGGCCATCACCGACGTGTACCAGCCCATCGAGCACGAGATGCGCATCACGCGGCAGTGCCTAGAGGTCATGGCCGAATGCAACCAGCCGGTGAGCACGATGACCAAGAGCGCGATGGTGCTGCGCGATGTCGACTTATGGCAGCGGCTCGCGGCCAAAAATGCCGGCCGTGTGATCGTGACGCTGGTGACCCTTGATGCCGAATTGGCGCGCACGCTCGAGCCACGGGCGAGTGCGCCGGCCGGCCGGTTACGCACGATCCGCGAGCTGACCGACGCGGGCGTGCCGGTGTCGGTGAACATCGCGCCGATCATTCCGGGGCTGACCGACACCGAAGTGCCGAGGATATTGGAAGCCATCGCCGACGCGGGCGCGAAGCGGGCGGCGTGGGTGCTGCTGCGCCTGCCGTATCAGGTGAAGGAGCTGTTCCTGGAGTGGCTGACACGGAACGTCCACCCCGATCGGGCGCGCAAGGTCGAGTCGCTCATCCGCCAGGGCCGCGGCGGCAAGCTCTACGACGCGAGCAAGAATCGGGGGCGGGGTGAGGGCCCCATCGTCCGGCAGATCAAGCAGAACTTCGACGTGTTCAGCCGCCGGTACGGGCTGAATCGCGACGTCCGGCCGCTCTCAGGCGCCCACTTCGTAAAACCCGACGTGAGCGGGCAAATGGGGCTGTTCGGCTAG
- a CDS encoding sulfotransferase — protein MPRFFFITGTPRSGTTLLQAMLSRGQGVFIPPETHFMGLLWRQRKKLGPIASDDGWNAAKRALIRRNELATIALERARFEELAESGPRHYGTLMSAWLRAAAEAHASYDDQTPAIIGEKSPAHAQDILELLAMMPDSSVVHIIRDPRDVAASQREAWNTPTMSAAIRWTLDQKLQGDLETIVSPSRFVTVHYEDLVTDPESQLRRICDVLPMEYTAEMLEPHKRTAKGYADHETHKKRTLEPVTNSRVGRFRQKLPYWKIGAIERICGQQMDRLGYERVGARRPIPELGVATLALPMVWHKAITLTPANRIAKQARNA, from the coding sequence ATGCCTCGTTTCTTCTTCATAACTGGAACCCCCCGATCGGGAACAACGCTCTTGCAAGCCATGCTCTCGCGTGGCCAGGGCGTGTTTATTCCTCCCGAGACACACTTCATGGGCCTCCTTTGGCGACAACGAAAGAAGCTCGGCCCGATCGCGAGCGATGACGGGTGGAACGCCGCCAAGCGGGCCCTCATACGGCGCAATGAACTCGCAACAATTGCTCTAGAACGCGCACGGTTCGAAGAATTGGCCGAATCGGGCCCCAGGCACTACGGGACGCTGATGTCCGCGTGGCTCCGTGCCGCCGCAGAAGCGCACGCGTCCTACGACGATCAAACACCCGCCATCATCGGTGAAAAGAGCCCGGCCCACGCTCAGGACATACTCGAGTTGCTGGCGATGATGCCCGATTCGAGCGTCGTACACATCATCAGAGATCCGCGTGATGTCGCCGCCAGCCAGCGAGAGGCTTGGAATACCCCGACGATGTCCGCGGCAATCCGATGGACGCTCGATCAAAAGCTCCAGGGCGACCTCGAAACGATCGTCTCGCCGTCGCGCTTCGTGACGGTGCATTACGAGGATCTCGTGACCGATCCAGAGTCCCAGCTACGCCGCATCTGCGACGTGCTCCCAATGGAGTACACGGCCGAGATGCTCGAGCCCCACAAACGGACCGCCAAGGGGTACGCCGATCACGAGACTCACAAGAAGCGCACGCTCGAGCCCGTCACCAACTCACGCGTCGGTCGGTTTCGCCAGAAACTCCCGTATTGGAAGATCGGTGCCATCGAGCGCATTTGCGGCCAGCAGATGGACCGACTCGGATACGAAAGAGTGGGAGCTCGCCGGCCGATCCCCGAACTCGGCGTGGCAACCCTGGCCCTGCCCATGGTGTGGCACAAGGCGATCACACTGACCCCAGCCAACCGCATCGCCAAGCAGGCCCGCAACGCATGA
- a CDS encoding shikimate kinase yields the protein MPPAAELPYAGRHLVLMGLRASGKSTAGRLAAQSLNIAFIDLDALVLRELGARSVTEAWAEHGEWAFRAAEAACLKTALRRHREDVLALGGGTPMINAARHDLQAAVVAGAVVGPVYLHAPPEVLAGRLLASPGDRPPLGDADLPDEVRGVYEKRDSVYQALAGEVLEVGDLAVEAVGRCLVEVWKS from the coding sequence GTGCCCCCGGCCGCCGAGCTGCCCTACGCCGGCCGGCACCTGGTGCTCATGGGCCTGCGCGCCAGCGGCAAGAGCACCGCGGGCCGCCTGGCCGCCCAATCGCTCAACATCGCATTCATTGACCTGGACGCGCTCGTGCTGCGAGAGCTGGGCGCGCGCAGCGTTACCGAAGCCTGGGCCGAGCACGGCGAGTGGGCCTTCCGCGCGGCCGAGGCGGCGTGCCTCAAGACCGCCCTCAGGCGCCATCGCGAGGACGTGCTGGCCCTCGGCGGCGGCACGCCCATGATCAACGCCGCCAGGCACGACCTGCAAGCGGCGGTGGTCGCCGGTGCGGTGGTGGGGCCGGTCTACCTGCATGCCCCGCCCGAAGTGCTGGCCGGGCGTCTGCTGGCATCGCCCGGCGACCGCCCGCCGCTGGGCGACGCCGACCTGCCCGATGAGGTGCGGGGTGTGTACGAGAAGCGCGACAGCGTATACCAGGCGCTGGCGGGTGAAGTGCTAGAGGTGGGGGATCTGGCGGTGGAGGCGGTGGGGAGATGCCTGGTAGAAGTTTGGAAGTCGTAA
- a CDS encoding DUF58 domain-containing protein: MADTPTTTPAPANPASVATPAAKPAAMPERIDPTLYLHPATLARLGSLELRAKMIVEGVMSGAHRSPYQGQSVEFAQHRQYVAGDDLRHLDWKVYGRSDKLYLKQYQQETNLDLVVLVDASGSMAYGSRTFADAAATGESTGPSGQNNWRKIDHATALAAALSYVTLRQGDRVGLYTFADGILGGVERSSSQGSWRRIVSALAQAPVDGQADFARVFDQALGKLNNKCLLVVISDFFTDTSVLEAGWARAKHRGHDAIAFQVLDQSETDFAFKDPAPFEGLEGEGKLRIDPRALRPAYLEAMADHSRALDRGLRRVGFDLHRLSTHDWLGPPLAAYAARRESLLKRSKMG; this comes from the coding sequence GTGGCCGACACCCCCACCACAACCCCCGCGCCAGCCAACCCGGCCTCGGTCGCCACCCCGGCAGCCAAGCCCGCAGCGATGCCCGAGCGGATCGACCCGACGCTCTACCTGCACCCGGCCACGCTGGCCCGGCTGGGCAGCCTTGAGCTTCGGGCCAAGATGATCGTCGAGGGCGTGATGAGCGGGGCCCACCGCTCACCCTATCAAGGCCAATCCGTCGAGTTCGCCCAGCACCGCCAGTATGTGGCCGGGGACGACCTGCGGCACCTGGACTGGAAGGTCTACGGCCGCAGCGACAAGCTGTACCTCAAGCAGTACCAGCAGGAGACCAACCTGGACCTGGTGGTCTTGGTCGATGCCTCGGGGTCGATGGCGTATGGCAGCCGAACATTCGCCGACGCGGCGGCCACGGGCGAATCGACCGGGCCGAGCGGGCAGAACAACTGGCGCAAGATCGATCATGCCACGGCCCTCGCGGCCGCGCTGAGCTACGTGACGCTGCGGCAGGGCGACCGTGTTGGGCTGTACACGTTCGCCGACGGCATCCTGGGCGGTGTCGAGCGTTCGAGCAGCCAGGGGAGCTGGCGGCGTATCGTGTCGGCGCTCGCGCAGGCGCCGGTCGATGGCCAGGCCGACTTCGCACGCGTGTTCGATCAGGCGTTGGGCAAGCTGAACAACAAGTGCCTGCTGGTGGTCATCAGCGACTTCTTCACCGATACGAGCGTGCTTGAGGCCGGGTGGGCCCGGGCCAAGCACCGCGGGCACGACGCCATCGCGTTCCAGGTGCTCGACCAGAGCGAGACGGACTTTGCCTTCAAGGATCCGGCACCGTTCGAGGGATTGGAAGGCGAGGGCAAGCTGCGCATCGATCCGCGTGCCCTCCGCCCTGCTTACTTGGAAGCGATGGCCGACCACTCGCGCGCACTCGATCGAGGGCTGCGCCGCGTTGGCTTCGATCTGCACCGCCTGAGCACGCACGACTGGCTGGGCCCACCGCTGGCTGCCTACGCGGCGCGGCGTGAGAGTTTGCTGAAGCGGAGCAAGATGGGGTGA
- a CDS encoding VWA domain-containing protein: protein MTFLNPLILAAGLAAIAIPIAIHLLMRRRRKPTPWAAMRFLMEAIRRRRRRLQLERLLLLAVRCLLVAAIALALGRPTLRGLAGNSPFGSSAVTLAIVIDDSIASGAPDGGDTTALDRHKAMAVELLESLRPDRGDRAILIPLSGPLASEADLPAASALAPTSDLGTISQFLEDLAPTSTAADTAGALALVAERLSAAARDDVVGGRWVVAVLADGVAGVFPDASATPGAIAEGDGRGPRVSVLVSDPALSGTGPTSDVGIASLTPVRPVLVVGQGEAVAVSAPARVLVGRSGAGLDTEATIGVRLRFVDDGGPGPWSTAAARLRPGERTASVVLDAQVVGRPRGLAYLEAQIDPDATRDGVPGNDSAVAIVALRRQLSVAIIDTADTLGSPASGLDPDDPAAWLRVALAPDAMGEGDPLADIAATTLDPSVVDVPRLARVDAAFVLAPNDLRAGGWRALAGFARGGGLVAVFPDPASSLAPWADRFTEAFGVPWTIGPEALAHEAPLGVSRAPGDDPLGLLRLIEGELESLLRPVTVSRSLPLATEPGSGSGSLLTLADGSPAALVSRPGGANGDGLVIVFAMPLAASWTDLPARPAIVPLVQELARSGVGLAVGSHPSIAGARPAAPSVAVQLRPGWNVAAGGSIAPVAVGDEGRSLRPLRRAGPWLALDGAGRPVGVVAVAPDHRGAAREAVARERVREGVADALGVELADDDTLSWLDRPGGATEGAVAPTQAMARTEPSLALGAILLGVALALAMLEAVLARVFSHAQVPGAAGVSTSTNTRREAA, encoded by the coding sequence ATGACCTTCCTCAACCCCCTCATCCTCGCGGCCGGCCTGGCGGCGATCGCGATCCCGATCGCCATCCACCTGCTCATGCGGCGGCGGCGCAAGCCCACGCCCTGGGCGGCCATGCGCTTCCTGATGGAGGCCATCCGGCGACGTCGGCGGAGGTTGCAGCTCGAAAGGCTGCTATTGCTGGCTGTGCGGTGCCTGCTTGTTGCCGCCATCGCGCTGGCACTCGGGCGGCCGACGCTGCGAGGGCTGGCGGGCAACTCGCCCTTCGGCTCGTCGGCCGTCACGCTAGCCATCGTCATCGATGACTCGATCGCATCGGGGGCGCCCGATGGTGGCGATACCACCGCTCTCGACCGGCACAAGGCCATGGCCGTCGAGCTGCTGGAGAGCCTGAGGCCCGACCGTGGTGATCGGGCGATCCTCATCCCGCTCTCGGGGCCTTTAGCCTCGGAAGCCGACCTGCCGGCAGCGAGCGCGCTCGCTCCAACCAGCGACCTCGGCACGATCAGCCAGTTCCTTGAAGACCTTGCGCCAACCAGCACCGCGGCCGATACGGCCGGCGCACTGGCGTTGGTCGCCGAGCGATTGTCCGCGGCCGCACGCGATGACGTAGTTGGTGGGCGTTGGGTTGTCGCCGTGCTGGCCGACGGCGTCGCGGGCGTGTTTCCCGATGCGTCGGCGACGCCGGGCGCGATCGCCGAGGGTGATGGGCGGGGCCCGCGCGTCTCCGTGCTGGTGAGCGATCCGGCGCTGTCAGGCACCGGCCCCACGAGCGACGTCGGCATCGCGTCGCTCACTCCAGTGCGCCCCGTGCTGGTCGTAGGGCAGGGCGAAGCGGTGGCCGTGAGCGCCCCCGCACGCGTGCTCGTCGGCCGGTCCGGGGCGGGGCTGGACACCGAGGCAACCATCGGCGTGCGTCTGCGGTTCGTGGACGACGGCGGGCCCGGCCCGTGGTCGACCGCCGCGGCGCGCCTGCGGCCGGGCGAGCGCACCGCGTCGGTCGTGCTCGACGCGCAGGTGGTCGGCCGGCCGCGGGGGCTGGCCTACCTCGAGGCGCAGATCGATCCGGACGCGACCCGGGATGGTGTTCCGGGCAACGACTCTGCGGTGGCCATCGTCGCCCTCCGCCGGCAATTGTCGGTGGCGATCATCGACACCGCCGACACGCTTGGGTCACCAGCCAGCGGCTTGGACCCCGACGACCCGGCCGCGTGGCTGCGCGTGGCGCTGGCCCCCGACGCCATGGGCGAGGGCGATCCGCTGGCCGATATCGCCGCAACGACGCTCGACCCCTCGGTGGTCGACGTGCCCCGGCTCGCGCGCGTCGACGCGGCGTTCGTGCTGGCGCCCAACGACCTCCGCGCGGGCGGCTGGCGTGCGCTCGCCGGCTTCGCACGCGGCGGCGGGCTGGTCGCGGTGTTCCCCGATCCCGCGAGTTCGCTCGCGCCGTGGGCCGACCGCTTCACCGAGGCCTTCGGCGTGCCGTGGACCATCGGGCCCGAGGCCCTGGCCCACGAGGCCCCCCTGGGCGTTTCGCGCGCGCCGGGTGACGACCCGCTCGGCCTGCTGCGCCTCATCGAGGGCGAGCTCGAATCGCTGTTGCGCCCGGTCACGGTGAGCAGGAGCCTGCCGCTGGCCACAGAGCCCGGCAGCGGATCGGGCAGCCTGCTGACCCTGGCCGATGGCTCGCCCGCCGCGCTGGTGTCCCGGCCCGGTGGTGCCAACGGCGATGGTTTGGTGATCGTGTTTGCCATGCCGCTGGCCGCGAGTTGGACCGACCTGCCCGCGCGCCCGGCGATCGTGCCGCTCGTCCAGGAACTGGCACGCTCGGGCGTGGGGCTGGCCGTCGGATCACACCCGTCGATCGCGGGCGCGCGTCCGGCGGCCCCGAGCGTGGCCGTGCAGCTGCGCCCGGGCTGGAACGTGGCCGCCGGTGGTTCGATCGCGCCGGTTGCGGTCGGCGACGAGGGCCGGAGCCTCCGGCCGCTCCGCCGCGCCGGCCCGTGGCTGGCGCTCGACGGCGCGGGCCGGCCCGTGGGTGTCGTCGCCGTCGCTCCCGATCACCGCGGCGCCGCGCGCGAGGCCGTCGCCCGCGAGCGGGTCCGCGAGGGTGTGGCCGATGCCCTTGGGGTTGAGTTGGCCGACGACGACACCCTGTCCTGGCTCGACCGGCCCGGCGGCGCGACCGAGGGCGCGGTCGCACCCACACAGGCGATGGCCCGGACCGAGCCGAGCCTCGCCCTCGGGGCGATCCTCTTGGGTGTTGCCCTGGCGCTGGCCATGCTCGAAGCGGTCCTGGCGCGGGTGTTCAGCCACGCGCAGGTGCCCGGCGCCGCGGGCGTGAGCACATCGACCAACACGAGGCGGGAGGCGGCCTGA
- the infA gene encoding translation initiation factor IF-1 — protein sequence MAKQDDKFTMEAIVVEALPNAMFKVRLPNEQQTEILAYVSGKMRKHYIRITPGDTVTVEMSPYDLTKGRITFRGR from the coding sequence ATGGCCAAACAAGACGACAAATTTACGATGGAAGCCATCGTCGTCGAGGCGCTCCCCAACGCCATGTTCAAGGTGCGCCTGCCTAACGAGCAGCAGACCGAGATCCTCGCCTACGTGTCCGGCAAGATGCGCAAGCACTACATCCGCATCACCCCGGGCGACACCGTCACCGTCGAGATGTCGCCCTACGACCTCACCAAGGGTCGCATCACCTTCCGCGGCCGCTGA
- the efp gene encoding elongation factor P, with amino-acid sequence MKANEIRQGNAIQIDGKVYIVVKVDHTKPGKGPAYYQVKLKDVSSGLHIDKRYTGGDSVESAPLDRREMEYLYSDQTGATFMDTENYDQVILSAELLGDALLYLAPNTTCTVLVYEENPLSIELPASVEVEVTDTTPGIKGATATNQLKEAECETGLKTRVPPFITIGEKIKVATEDGRYLARAKE; translated from the coding sequence ATGAAGGCCAACGAGATCCGCCAGGGCAACGCCATCCAGATCGACGGCAAGGTCTACATCGTCGTCAAGGTCGACCACACCAAGCCCGGCAAGGGCCCGGCCTACTACCAGGTGAAGCTCAAGGACGTGTCCAGCGGCCTGCACATCGACAAGCGATACACCGGTGGCGACTCGGTCGAGAGCGCCCCGCTCGACCGCCGCGAGATGGAGTATCTCTACAGCGACCAGACCGGCGCCACGTTCATGGACACCGAGAACTATGACCAGGTGATCCTGTCGGCCGAGTTACTGGGCGACGCGCTGCTATACCTGGCACCCAACACCACCTGCACCGTGCTGGTGTACGAAGAGAACCCGCTGAGCATCGAGCTACCCGCGAGTGTCGAGGTGGAGGTCACCGACACCACCCCGGGTATCAAGGGCGCGACCGCGACCAACCAGCTCAAGGAAGCCGAGTGCGAGACCGGCCTGAAGACCCGCGTTCCGCCGTTTATCACCATCGGCGAGAAGATCAAGGTCGCCACCGAAGACGGCCGCTACCTCGCCCGCGCCAAGGAGTAG
- a CDS encoding oligosaccharide flippase family protein, with product MGRQVGGGLTWLMVATAVVKIASLANIAILGVLLGKDDFGIFGTAIGVAALVNVLRDGGVRRILIQKGIHRYDGLVGPVYAWTLMLNLVAAAILCALGPVLAYIHQNDEYVMVMVTLGIAAGIYGPSMIYRSKLAMGYRFKAAAAMNASSSIVRYIAMVALALAGAGPLTFTWSLVIMAAFEWLYGLYLTRDPLIRFQPKVRLWPAIWARTKWLLLGAVALALLRQGDYLVLGFLLDESVMGVYVFAYMIGDQVMALLASNLRQVLMPTMAAFQHDTKRHAASVLRVSGALTLIAAGFAGGIAVTFDPLQQIIWQGKWDGAVPAVQALSLCFALRLLVTVQESALSSTGRFRTQFWSLLAQGTGMVAIAGVGGLLYPNEPGMIAAGVGLYFVVGVTGVAAWSLRGAGVPVASFLGVVLKPWGMLTILALMVIVGDLWIQNGMLQNPQRLPGQAGILETVERLALSACVYALSACVLVRIVLPDTLRSIFSIAPGKAARIAGTVLRLRPVP from the coding sequence ATGGGCCGCCAGGTGGGCGGCGGGCTTACGTGGCTCATGGTCGCCACGGCCGTGGTCAAGATCGCCAGCCTGGCCAACATCGCCATCCTGGGTGTCCTCTTGGGCAAGGACGACTTCGGCATCTTCGGCACGGCCATCGGGGTCGCCGCCCTGGTCAATGTCCTGCGCGACGGCGGCGTCCGCCGAATCCTCATCCAGAAGGGCATCCACCGCTACGACGGGCTCGTCGGCCCGGTGTACGCATGGACGCTCATGCTCAACCTGGTGGCGGCGGCCATCCTGTGCGCACTCGGCCCCGTGCTCGCGTACATCCATCAAAATGACGAGTATGTGATGGTCATGGTCACGCTCGGTATCGCCGCGGGCATCTATGGGCCAAGCATGATCTACCGATCGAAGCTGGCGATGGGTTATCGCTTCAAGGCGGCCGCGGCGATGAACGCGAGCAGCTCCATCGTGCGCTACATCGCCATGGTCGCGCTCGCGCTGGCCGGCGCCGGTCCGCTCACGTTTACATGGTCGTTGGTCATCATGGCCGCGTTCGAGTGGTTGTATGGCCTCTACCTCACGCGCGACCCATTGATACGCTTCCAGCCCAAGGTGCGCCTCTGGCCCGCCATCTGGGCGCGCACGAAGTGGCTGCTGCTCGGCGCGGTCGCGCTCGCGCTGCTGCGCCAGGGCGACTACCTCGTGCTGGGCTTCCTGCTCGATGAGAGCGTCATGGGCGTGTACGTGTTCGCCTACATGATCGGCGACCAGGTCATGGCGCTGCTGGCAAGCAACCTCCGCCAGGTACTCATGCCGACGATGGCCGCCTTCCAGCACGACACCAAACGCCACGCCGCCTCGGTGCTGCGCGTCAGCGGCGCCCTTACCCTGATCGCCGCAGGGTTCGCCGGCGGCATCGCGGTGACCTTCGACCCATTACAGCAGATCATCTGGCAGGGCAAGTGGGACGGGGCCGTCCCTGCAGTGCAAGCGCTCTCGCTGTGCTTCGCGCTCCGCCTGCTGGTGACGGTGCAGGAATCCGCCCTCTCGAGCACCGGACGCTTTCGCACGCAGTTCTGGTCGCTGCTCGCCCAAGGCACGGGCATGGTCGCCATCGCCGGCGTGGGTGGGCTGCTCTATCCAAACGAGCCCGGCATGATCGCCGCGGGCGTGGGGCTGTACTTCGTCGTGGGTGTTACGGGCGTGGCCGCGTGGAGCCTGCGCGGCGCTGGGGTTCCGGTCGCATCATTTCTCGGGGTCGTGCTCAAGCCCTGGGGCATGCTCACGATCCTCGCGCTCATGGTCATCGTGGGAGACTTGTGGATCCAGAACGGCATGCTGCAGAACCCGCAAAGACTGCCGGGCCAAGCGGGCATCCTCGAAACCGTGGAACGCCTCGCGCTTTCGGCGTGCGTGTACGCCCTATCGGCGTGCGTCCTCGTACGGATAGTGCTGCCGGACACGTTACGAAGCATTTTTTCGATCGCGCCGGGCAAAGCGGCGCGCATAGCCGGGACGGTTCTCCGCCTCCGGCCAGTGCCTTGA